In Sphaeramia orbicularis chromosome 7, fSphaOr1.1, whole genome shotgun sequence, one genomic interval encodes:
- the LOC115422519 gene encoding hyaluronidase-2 — protein MAWANSWSRPDPKPGPKPAPLHGLRTQTPSPSVPQVQTPLLLPLILLLTAFVDFSRAGPPRLARPPLLSGQPFIIFWGIRDSSCSGRPDPRSFGMEQEGRVAVFYEDTLGKYPYFIDRDTAVNGGLPQHTRLDDHIQKTQQDLDAALPASRYLGLAVLRWAEWVPQWSRNREMYLEASRKLLSSFFPDWSPEEVERWSQVDFEASAQSVMTETLREVKRLRPKALWGVSPYPACYNGSPAQTSLSNYTGRCPAADMALNDELVWLWKRSSALYPLLTLEKLQGGTPGAGLYLSNLIKESLRVSSLGGTSDDLPVFPLVKSFYASTNSFLSQSDLVSTIGESAALGTAGVVVWERSDTKTERECQDLADFVRKVLGPYSINVTTATRLCSASLCQGKGRCVRQNPESSAYLHLPPPPEAVTEKADVAKATDPPDSDSDSDSKLMEPDPAELWKKDFQCQWFSSSNGDASDQQSPKDGASVGETGTDAIATPTATPTASTSTAAPNTKGASVTWFSTDGSPLTPGPTLSLDGPTDGGAGPPRGPGLGVLMVLVAASLCL, from the exons ATGGCGTGGGCCAACTCCTGGTCCCGTCCAGACCCGAAgccaggaccaaaaccagcacCACTTCACGGCCTCCGGACCCAAACCCCCTCCCCATCTGTCCCTCAGGTCCAGACTCCACTCCTCCTGCCTCTAATACTCCTTCTTACCGCCTTCGTGGACTTTAGCAGGGCAGGTCCACCGAGACTGGCCCGGCCCCCCCTCCTGTCCGGACAGCCCTTCATCATCTTCTGGGGCATCCGGGATTCGTCCTGCTCGGGTCGACCGGATCCCAGATCGTTCGGGATGGAACAGGAAGGTCGGGTGGCGGTGTTTTACGAGGACACTCTGGGGAAATACCCATATTTTATAGACAGAGACACTGCGGTCAACGGAGGACTCCCACAGCACACCAGACTGGACGACCACATCCAGAAGACGCAGCAGGACCTGGACGCAGCCTTACCCGCCTCTCGGTACCTGGGGCTGGCGGTGCTCAGGTGGGCCGAGTGGGTTCCTCAGTGGTCCAGGAACCGAGAGATGTATCTGGAGGCCTCGAGGAAACTGCTCAGTTCATTCTTTCCTGATTGGAGTCCGGAGGAGGTGGAGCGGTGGTCTCAG GTCGACTTCGAAGCCTCCGCCCAGTCCGTGATGACGGAGACGCTGCGAGAGGTCAAAAGGTTACGGCCCAAAGCATTATGGGGCGTCTCTCCGTACCCCGCCTGCTACAACGGTAGCCCCGCCCAAACGTCCTTATCCAACTACACCGGCCGCTGCCCCGCCGCCGACATGGCGCTCAACGACGAGCTGGTGTGGCTATGGAAACGAAGCTCCGCCCTCTACCCCCTGCTCACGCTGGAGAAGCTGCAG GGCGGGACACCTGGAGCTGGTCTGTATCTGTCCAATCTGATCAAAGAGTCTCTGCGAGTGTCGTCGCTGGGGGGGACGTCCGACGACCTCCCTGTGTTCCCATTGGTCAAGAGTTTCTACGCCTCCACCAACAGCTTCCTGTCACAG AGCGACCTGGTCAGTACGATCGGAGAGAGCGCCGCTTTGGGGACGGCCGGCGTCGTCGTCTGGGAGAGAAGCGACACCAAGACCGAG AGGGAATGTCAGGACCTGGCAGACTTCGTCCGTAAAGTCCTGGGACCGTACTCCATCAACGTAACCACGGCAACCCGGCTGTGCTCCGCCTCCCTGTGCCAGGGGAAGGGACGATGTGTCCGTCAAAACCCAGAAAGCTCCGCCTACCTGCACCTCCCACCTCCACCTGAGGCAGTGACAGAAAAG GCAGACGTAGCTAAAGCCACAGATCCTCCGGACTCGGACTCGGATTCGGACTCTAAACTCATGGAACCGGACCCGGCTGAGCTGTGGAAGAAGGACTTCCAGTGCCAGTGGTTCAGTTCGTCCAACGGGGACGCGTCGGACCAACAGTCGCCCAAAGACGGAGCGTCTGTCGGGGAAACCGGCACCGACGCCATAGCCACGCCCACAGCCACACCCACCGCGTCGACTTCCACTGCAGCTCCAAACACTAAAGGTGCCTCAGTGACCTGGTTCAGCACAGACGGTTCACCTCTGACCCCTGGACCCACGCTGTCACTGGACGGACCCACAGACGGA GGGGCCGGCCCACCCAGAGGCCCGGGTCTGggggttctgatggttctggtggCTGCCAGTCTGTGCCTTTGA